Proteins encoded together in one Coffea arabica cultivar ET-39 chromosome 2c, Coffea Arabica ET-39 HiFi, whole genome shotgun sequence window:
- the LOC113725047 gene encoding DNA mismatch repair protein MSH3 isoform X2: MGKQKQQVISRFFAPKPKTQEDSSFPNDPSSSSSLASPSQSQPPPTPPPKVLSTVSFSPAKRLRTSRLLSQSPASSGHTPQSLFPKPSKKPKLSPHTHNPIPPLSNPTLHEKFLKKLLEPSQELLETSKNQPIVNPKYTPLEQQVVELKAKYPDVLLMVEVGYKYRFFGEDAENAARILGIYAHMDHNFLTASIPTFRLNVHVRRLVSAGYKVGVVKQTETAAIKAHGTNKLGPFCRGLSALYTKATLEAAEDLGGGQEGCSSCNNYLVCVVEQEVEIVKGALESGVDVKIGVIGVEISTGDVLYGEFSDNFLRSGLESMVLNLSPAELLLGKPLSKQTEKLLLAYAGPASNIRVEHTSRDCFTEGGALAEVMSLFEGMTGNKLGDSHHKGDVEAKENDSNCSPFEGIMALPDLVIQALGLTIRHLKQFGLEGVLCLEASFRPLSTKLEMTLTGNALQQLEVLKNNADGSESGTLLQCMNHTLTIFGSRLLRHWVAHPLCDRSMIYARLDAVSEIVESMGAFKASSNCESDGEESDIITMQPEVHDILSSVLTSLARSPDIQRGITRIFHRTAKAAEFIAVIQAILLAGKQLQQLRGQEEMEYKNLQTTVHSPLLVKLIMAASSSSILGTAAKLLSGLNKEAADQKDLHNLFIISDGQFPEVAEARQKVQLANENLDSMISTYRKQVQDRSLMFTSVAGITHLIELPLTVKAPLNWLKVNSTKKTIRYHPPEVLMALDQLSLAKEELTLVCQAAWEGFLKAFGGYYAEFQEAVHALAALDCLHSLSILSRNKNYVRPVFVNDNEPVQIQISSGRHPVMETVLQDNFVPNDTNLHAEGEYCQIITGPNMGGKSCYIRQVALIAIMAQVGSFVPALSAKLHVVDSIYTRIGASDSIQRGRSTFLEELSEASLILRNCTTRSLVIIDELGRGTSTHDGVAIAYATLQYLLENIRCMVLFVTHYPKIADIKNEFPDSVAAYHVSYLTSQRDDQLGLDSNLTVDGMNQEHITYLYKLVPGVSERSFGFKVAQLAEVSGLPDR, encoded by the exons ATGGGGAAGCAGAAGCAACAAGTAATTTCTCGTTTCTTTGCACCCAAACCCAAAACCCAAGAAGATTCTTCCTTTCCCAACGATCCATCATCATCCTCATCTTTGGCGTCCCCCTCCCAATCACAACCACCGCCAACCCCACCTCCGAAAGTCTTGTCCACCGTCTCATTTTCACCCGCCAAACGCCTTAGGACTTCCCGGCTCCTCTCTCAATCTCCAGCATCATCTGGTCACACCCCACAATCCCTTTTCCCTAAACCCTCCAAAAAACCCAAACTTTCACCCCACACCCATAATCCTATACCCCCTCTCTCCAATCCTACTCTTCACGAAAAGTTTTTAAAGAAACTCCTGGAACCCTCTCAAGAGCTTTTAGAGACCTCCAAGAATCAGCCGATTGTGAATCCTAAGTACACCCCATTGGAGCAGCAAGTGGTGGAGCTCAAGGCCAAGTACCCCGATGTCCTGTTGATGGTCGAAGTCGGGTATAAATATAGGTTTTTTGGTGAAGATGCGGAGAATGCTGCAAGGATTTTGGGGATTTATGCTCATATGGATCATAATTtcttgactgcaagtatacccACTTTTCGGCTGAATGTCCACGTGCGGAGGCTTGTGAGTGCAGGGTACAAAGTTGGCGTGGTGAAACAGACTGAAACTGCAGCAATTAAGGCTCATGGGACCAATAAACTGGGACCCTTTTGCCGCGGATTATCAGCATTGTACACCAAGGCCACCTTGGAGGCTGCCGAAGATTTGGGAGGTGGTCAGGAGGGGTGTAGTTCATGTAATAATTATTTGGTTTGTGTTGTGGAGCAGGAGGTTGAGATTGTGAAGGGTGCCCTTGAGAGTGGGGTTGACGTGAAAATTGGCGTTATTGGAGTTGAAATTTCGACTGGGGATGTCTTGTATGGGGAGTTCAGTGATAATTTTTTGAGAAGTGGTCTGGAGTCTATGGTTTTAAACTTGTCTCCTGCTGAGTTACTTCTGGGGAAACCACTATCGAAGCAGACTGAGAAG TTGCTCCTAGCATATGCTGGACCGGCCTCAAATATCCGTGTTGAACATACCTCACGAGATTGCTTCACAGAAGGTGGTGCACTTGCTGAAGTGATGTCTCTGTTTGAGGGGATGACTGGAAATAAGCTAGGAGATTCCCATCACAAGGGAGATGTAGAGGCCAAAGAAAATGACAGCAATTGCTCTCCATTTGAG GGAATTATGGCACTACCTGATTTGGTAATCCAAGCATTAGGTCTAACCATTCGTCATCTCAAGCAATTTGGTCTTGAAGGAGTTCTCTGCTTGGAAGCTTCATTCCGGCCTCTATCTACCAAATTGGAGATGACCCTTACTGGCAATGCACTTCAACAACTGGAG GTTCTGAAGAATAATGCTGACGGTTCAGAGTCTGGCACCTTGCTGCAGTGTATGAATCATACTCTTACAATATTTGGTTCAAGGCTTCTTAGGCATTGG GTGGCTCATCCTTTATGCGATAGAAGCATGATATATGCTCGTCTTGATGCAGTTTCTGAGATTGTGGAATCTATGGGGGCCTTTAAAGCTTCTAGTAATTGTGAAAGTGACGGTGAAGAATCCGATATCATTACTATGCAGCCTGAAGTTCATGATATTCTTTCTTCGGTATTGACCTCTTTGGCTAGATCACCTGATATTCAACGTGGGATAACAAGAATATTCCATCGAACAGCCAAAGCAGCAGAG TTTATAGCTGTCATTCAAGCTATTCTACTTGCTGGGAAGCAGCTTCAGCAACTTCGTGGTCAGGAGGAGATGGAATACAAGAATTTGCAGACAACAGTTCACTCGCCCCTGCTGGTGAAGTTAATAATGGCAGCTTCATCATCAAGTATCCTTGGTACGGCTGCAAAACTATTGTCTGGGCTCAATAAAGAAGCTGCTGATCAAAAAGATCTTCACAATTTATTCATCATCTCTGATGGACAATTCCCAGAG GTTGCCGAAGCAAGGCAAAAAGTTCAGTTGGCTAATGAGAACTTAGATTCGATGATTAGCACTTATCGTAAACAAGTGCAAGATCGCAGTTTGATGTTCACGAGTGTAGCTGGTATTACTCATTTGATAGAG TTGCCACTAACCGTGAAGGCGCCTCTAAATTGGTTGAAGGTAAATAGTACCAAAAAAACAATTCGCTATCACCCTCCTGAGGTTTTGATGGCTTTGGACCAGTTATCCTTGGCAAAAGAGGAGCTTACTCTTGTTTGCCAAGCTGCTTGGGAGGGTTTCTTGAAGGCCTTTGGTGGATATTATGCTGAGTTCCAAGAGGCTGTCCACGCTCTAGCTGCCTTGGATTGCCTGCATTCACTTTCCATTCTTTCAAGGAATAAG AATTATGTTCGTCCTGTTTTTGTCAATGATAATGAGCCAGTTCAGATACAGATATCTTCTGGCCGTCATCCT GTTATGGAGACCGTATTACAAGATAATTTTGTCCCAAATGATACAAATTTGCATGCTGAAGGAGAGTACTGTCAAATTATTACTGGACCAAACATGGGTGGAAAAAGCTGCTATATTCGCCAAGTTGCTCTGATTGCTATCATGGCTCAG GTCGGTTCCTTTGTACCAGCACTATCTGCAAAGCTGCATGTGGTAGATAGTATTTATACTCGAATAGGAGCTTCTGACAGTATTCAACGAGGAAGAAGTACCTTTTTGGAAGAACTGAGTGAAGCTTCTCTCATACTGCGGAATTGCACGACCCGCTCGCTGGTTATTATCGATGAGCTTGGCAGAGGGACAAGTACACATGATGGTGTAGCAATTGCCTATGCTACATTGCAATATCTTCTTGAGAATATAAGATGTATGGTCCTATTTGTCACCCATTACCCTAAGATAGCTGATATCAAGAATGAATTTCCAGACTCCGTGGCAGCATATCATGTTTCATATCTGACTTCGCAGAGAGATGATCAACTGGGTTTAGACTCTAACTTGACTGTGGATGGCATGAATCAAGAACATATCACTTACCTTTACAAACTTGTGCCTGGTGTTTCAGAAAGGAGCTTTGGCTTCAAGGTAGCTCAGCTTGCAGAGGTTAGTGGCTTGCCAGATCGGTGA
- the LOC113725047 gene encoding DNA mismatch repair protein MSH3 isoform X3 gives MGKQKQQVISRFFAPKPKTQEDSSFPNDPSSSSSLASPSQSQPPPTPPPKVLSTVSFSPAKRLRTSRLLSQSPASSGHTPQSLFPKPSKKPKLSPHTHNPIPPLSNPTLHEKFLKKLLEPSQELLETSKNQPIVNPKYTPLEQQVVELKAKYPDVLLMVEVGYKYRFFGEDAENAARILGIYAHMDHNFLTASIPTFRLNVHVRRLVSAGYKVGVVKQTETAAIKAHGTNKLGPFCRGLSALYTKATLEAAEDLGGGQEGCSSCNNYLVCVVEQEVEIVKGALESGVDVKIGVIGVEISTGDVLYGEFSDNFLRSGLESMVLNLSPAELLLGKPLSKQTEKLLLAYAGPASNIRVEHTSRDCFTEGGALAEVMSLFEGMTGNKLGDSHHKGDVEAKENDSNCSPFEGIMALPDLVIQALGLTIRHLKQFGLEGVLCLEASFRPLSTKLEMTLTGNALQQLEVLKNNADGSESGTLLQCMNHTLTIFGSRLLRHWVAHPLCDRSMIYARLDAVSEIVESMGAFKASSNCESDGEESDIITMQPEVHDILSSVLTSLARSPDIQRGITRIFHRTAKAAEFIAVIQAILLAGKQLQQLRGQEEMEYKNLQTTVHSPLLVKLIMAASSSSILGTAAKLLSGLNKEAADQKDLHNLFIISDGQFPEVAEARQKVQLANENLDSMISTYRKQVQDRSLMFTSVAGITHLIELPLTVKAPLNWLKVNSTKKTIRYHPPEVLMALDQLSLAKEELTLVCQAAWEGFLKAFGGYYAEFQEAVHALAALDCLHSLSILSRNKNYVRPVFVNDNEPVQIQISSGRHPVMETVLQDNFVPNDTNLHAEGEYCQIITGPNMGGKSCYIRQVALIAIMAQVGSFVPALSAKLHVVDSIYTRIGASDSIQRGRSTFLEELSEASLILRNCTTRSLVIIDELGRGTSTHDGVAIAYATLQYLLENIR, from the exons ATGGGGAAGCAGAAGCAACAAGTAATTTCTCGTTTCTTTGCACCCAAACCCAAAACCCAAGAAGATTCTTCCTTTCCCAACGATCCATCATCATCCTCATCTTTGGCGTCCCCCTCCCAATCACAACCACCGCCAACCCCACCTCCGAAAGTCTTGTCCACCGTCTCATTTTCACCCGCCAAACGCCTTAGGACTTCCCGGCTCCTCTCTCAATCTCCAGCATCATCTGGTCACACCCCACAATCCCTTTTCCCTAAACCCTCCAAAAAACCCAAACTTTCACCCCACACCCATAATCCTATACCCCCTCTCTCCAATCCTACTCTTCACGAAAAGTTTTTAAAGAAACTCCTGGAACCCTCTCAAGAGCTTTTAGAGACCTCCAAGAATCAGCCGATTGTGAATCCTAAGTACACCCCATTGGAGCAGCAAGTGGTGGAGCTCAAGGCCAAGTACCCCGATGTCCTGTTGATGGTCGAAGTCGGGTATAAATATAGGTTTTTTGGTGAAGATGCGGAGAATGCTGCAAGGATTTTGGGGATTTATGCTCATATGGATCATAATTtcttgactgcaagtatacccACTTTTCGGCTGAATGTCCACGTGCGGAGGCTTGTGAGTGCAGGGTACAAAGTTGGCGTGGTGAAACAGACTGAAACTGCAGCAATTAAGGCTCATGGGACCAATAAACTGGGACCCTTTTGCCGCGGATTATCAGCATTGTACACCAAGGCCACCTTGGAGGCTGCCGAAGATTTGGGAGGTGGTCAGGAGGGGTGTAGTTCATGTAATAATTATTTGGTTTGTGTTGTGGAGCAGGAGGTTGAGATTGTGAAGGGTGCCCTTGAGAGTGGGGTTGACGTGAAAATTGGCGTTATTGGAGTTGAAATTTCGACTGGGGATGTCTTGTATGGGGAGTTCAGTGATAATTTTTTGAGAAGTGGTCTGGAGTCTATGGTTTTAAACTTGTCTCCTGCTGAGTTACTTCTGGGGAAACCACTATCGAAGCAGACTGAGAAG TTGCTCCTAGCATATGCTGGACCGGCCTCAAATATCCGTGTTGAACATACCTCACGAGATTGCTTCACAGAAGGTGGTGCACTTGCTGAAGTGATGTCTCTGTTTGAGGGGATGACTGGAAATAAGCTAGGAGATTCCCATCACAAGGGAGATGTAGAGGCCAAAGAAAATGACAGCAATTGCTCTCCATTTGAG GGAATTATGGCACTACCTGATTTGGTAATCCAAGCATTAGGTCTAACCATTCGTCATCTCAAGCAATTTGGTCTTGAAGGAGTTCTCTGCTTGGAAGCTTCATTCCGGCCTCTATCTACCAAATTGGAGATGACCCTTACTGGCAATGCACTTCAACAACTGGAG GTTCTGAAGAATAATGCTGACGGTTCAGAGTCTGGCACCTTGCTGCAGTGTATGAATCATACTCTTACAATATTTGGTTCAAGGCTTCTTAGGCATTGG GTGGCTCATCCTTTATGCGATAGAAGCATGATATATGCTCGTCTTGATGCAGTTTCTGAGATTGTGGAATCTATGGGGGCCTTTAAAGCTTCTAGTAATTGTGAAAGTGACGGTGAAGAATCCGATATCATTACTATGCAGCCTGAAGTTCATGATATTCTTTCTTCGGTATTGACCTCTTTGGCTAGATCACCTGATATTCAACGTGGGATAACAAGAATATTCCATCGAACAGCCAAAGCAGCAGAG TTTATAGCTGTCATTCAAGCTATTCTACTTGCTGGGAAGCAGCTTCAGCAACTTCGTGGTCAGGAGGAGATGGAATACAAGAATTTGCAGACAACAGTTCACTCGCCCCTGCTGGTGAAGTTAATAATGGCAGCTTCATCATCAAGTATCCTTGGTACGGCTGCAAAACTATTGTCTGGGCTCAATAAAGAAGCTGCTGATCAAAAAGATCTTCACAATTTATTCATCATCTCTGATGGACAATTCCCAGAG GTTGCCGAAGCAAGGCAAAAAGTTCAGTTGGCTAATGAGAACTTAGATTCGATGATTAGCACTTATCGTAAACAAGTGCAAGATCGCAGTTTGATGTTCACGAGTGTAGCTGGTATTACTCATTTGATAGAG TTGCCACTAACCGTGAAGGCGCCTCTAAATTGGTTGAAGGTAAATAGTACCAAAAAAACAATTCGCTATCACCCTCCTGAGGTTTTGATGGCTTTGGACCAGTTATCCTTGGCAAAAGAGGAGCTTACTCTTGTTTGCCAAGCTGCTTGGGAGGGTTTCTTGAAGGCCTTTGGTGGATATTATGCTGAGTTCCAAGAGGCTGTCCACGCTCTAGCTGCCTTGGATTGCCTGCATTCACTTTCCATTCTTTCAAGGAATAAG AATTATGTTCGTCCTGTTTTTGTCAATGATAATGAGCCAGTTCAGATACAGATATCTTCTGGCCGTCATCCT GTTATGGAGACCGTATTACAAGATAATTTTGTCCCAAATGATACAAATTTGCATGCTGAAGGAGAGTACTGTCAAATTATTACTGGACCAAACATGGGTGGAAAAAGCTGCTATATTCGCCAAGTTGCTCTGATTGCTATCATGGCTCAG GTCGGTTCCTTTGTACCAGCACTATCTGCAAAGCTGCATGTGGTAGATAGTATTTATACTCGAATAGGAGCTTCTGACAGTATTCAACGAGGAAGAAGTACCTTTTTGGAAGAACTGAGTGAAGCTTCTCTCATACTGCGGAATTGCACGACCCGCTCGCTGGTTATTATCGATGAGCTTGGCAGAGGGACAAGTACACATGATGGTGTAGCAATTGCCTATGCTACATTGCAATATCTTCTTGAGAATATAAGAT AG
- the LOC113725047 gene encoding DNA mismatch repair protein MSH3 isoform X1 → MGKQKQQVISRFFAPKPKTQEDSSFPNDPSSSSSLASPSQSQPPPTPPPKVLSTVSFSPAKRLRTSRLLSQSPASSGHTPQSLFPKPSKKPKLSPHTHNPIPPLSNPTLHEKFLKKLLEPSQELLETSKNQPIVNPKYTPLEQQVVELKAKYPDVLLMVEVGYKYRFFGEDAENAARILGIYAHMDHNFLTASIPTFRLNVHVRRLVSAGYKVGVVKQTETAAIKAHGTNKLGPFCRGLSALYTKATLEAAEDLGGGQEGCSSCNNYLVCVVEQEVEIVKGALESGVDVKIGVIGVEISTGDVLYGEFSDNFLRSGLESMVLNLSPAELLLGKPLSKQTEKLLLAYAGPASNIRVEHTSRDCFTEGGALAEVMSLFEGMTGNKLGDSHHKGDVEAKENDSNCSPFEGIMALPDLVIQALGLTIRHLKQFGLEGVLCLEASFRPLSTKLEMTLTGNALQQLEVLKNNADGSESGTLLQCMNHTLTIFGSRLLRHWVAHPLCDRSMIYARLDAVSEIVESMGAFKASSNCESDGEESDIITMQPEVHDILSSVLTSLARSPDIQRGITRIFHRTAKAAEFIAVIQAILLAGKQLQQLRGQEEMEYKNLQTTVHSPLLVKLIMAASSSSILGTAAKLLSGLNKEAADQKDLHNLFIISDGQFPEVAEARQKVQLANENLDSMISTYRKQVQDRSLMFTSVAGITHLIELPLTVKAPLNWLKVNSTKKTIRYHPPEVLMALDQLSLAKEELTLVCQAAWEGFLKAFGGYYAEFQEAVHALAALDCLHSLSILSRNKNYVRPVFVNDNEPVQIQISSGRHPVMETVLQDNFVPNDTNLHAEGEYCQIITGPNMGGKSCYIRQVALIAIMAQVGSFVPALSAKLHVVDSIYTRIGASDSIQRGRSTFLEELSEASLILRNCTTRSLVIIDELGRGTSTHDGVAIAYATLQYLLENIRCMVLFVTHYPKIADIKNEFPDSVAAYHVSYLTSQRDDQLGLDSNLTVDGMNQEHITYLYKLVPGVSERSFGFKVAQLAELPSSCIERAIEMATRLEAAVCNRERERLVMKCATESELNLSDKAKAREDEEREESILNPVDSLGTGKIESLRVFCDAWREFFPYLNLAVSGESDDAERLQILNLAKRLALELINR, encoded by the exons ATGGGGAAGCAGAAGCAACAAGTAATTTCTCGTTTCTTTGCACCCAAACCCAAAACCCAAGAAGATTCTTCCTTTCCCAACGATCCATCATCATCCTCATCTTTGGCGTCCCCCTCCCAATCACAACCACCGCCAACCCCACCTCCGAAAGTCTTGTCCACCGTCTCATTTTCACCCGCCAAACGCCTTAGGACTTCCCGGCTCCTCTCTCAATCTCCAGCATCATCTGGTCACACCCCACAATCCCTTTTCCCTAAACCCTCCAAAAAACCCAAACTTTCACCCCACACCCATAATCCTATACCCCCTCTCTCCAATCCTACTCTTCACGAAAAGTTTTTAAAGAAACTCCTGGAACCCTCTCAAGAGCTTTTAGAGACCTCCAAGAATCAGCCGATTGTGAATCCTAAGTACACCCCATTGGAGCAGCAAGTGGTGGAGCTCAAGGCCAAGTACCCCGATGTCCTGTTGATGGTCGAAGTCGGGTATAAATATAGGTTTTTTGGTGAAGATGCGGAGAATGCTGCAAGGATTTTGGGGATTTATGCTCATATGGATCATAATTtcttgactgcaagtatacccACTTTTCGGCTGAATGTCCACGTGCGGAGGCTTGTGAGTGCAGGGTACAAAGTTGGCGTGGTGAAACAGACTGAAACTGCAGCAATTAAGGCTCATGGGACCAATAAACTGGGACCCTTTTGCCGCGGATTATCAGCATTGTACACCAAGGCCACCTTGGAGGCTGCCGAAGATTTGGGAGGTGGTCAGGAGGGGTGTAGTTCATGTAATAATTATTTGGTTTGTGTTGTGGAGCAGGAGGTTGAGATTGTGAAGGGTGCCCTTGAGAGTGGGGTTGACGTGAAAATTGGCGTTATTGGAGTTGAAATTTCGACTGGGGATGTCTTGTATGGGGAGTTCAGTGATAATTTTTTGAGAAGTGGTCTGGAGTCTATGGTTTTAAACTTGTCTCCTGCTGAGTTACTTCTGGGGAAACCACTATCGAAGCAGACTGAGAAG TTGCTCCTAGCATATGCTGGACCGGCCTCAAATATCCGTGTTGAACATACCTCACGAGATTGCTTCACAGAAGGTGGTGCACTTGCTGAAGTGATGTCTCTGTTTGAGGGGATGACTGGAAATAAGCTAGGAGATTCCCATCACAAGGGAGATGTAGAGGCCAAAGAAAATGACAGCAATTGCTCTCCATTTGAG GGAATTATGGCACTACCTGATTTGGTAATCCAAGCATTAGGTCTAACCATTCGTCATCTCAAGCAATTTGGTCTTGAAGGAGTTCTCTGCTTGGAAGCTTCATTCCGGCCTCTATCTACCAAATTGGAGATGACCCTTACTGGCAATGCACTTCAACAACTGGAG GTTCTGAAGAATAATGCTGACGGTTCAGAGTCTGGCACCTTGCTGCAGTGTATGAATCATACTCTTACAATATTTGGTTCAAGGCTTCTTAGGCATTGG GTGGCTCATCCTTTATGCGATAGAAGCATGATATATGCTCGTCTTGATGCAGTTTCTGAGATTGTGGAATCTATGGGGGCCTTTAAAGCTTCTAGTAATTGTGAAAGTGACGGTGAAGAATCCGATATCATTACTATGCAGCCTGAAGTTCATGATATTCTTTCTTCGGTATTGACCTCTTTGGCTAGATCACCTGATATTCAACGTGGGATAACAAGAATATTCCATCGAACAGCCAAAGCAGCAGAG TTTATAGCTGTCATTCAAGCTATTCTACTTGCTGGGAAGCAGCTTCAGCAACTTCGTGGTCAGGAGGAGATGGAATACAAGAATTTGCAGACAACAGTTCACTCGCCCCTGCTGGTGAAGTTAATAATGGCAGCTTCATCATCAAGTATCCTTGGTACGGCTGCAAAACTATTGTCTGGGCTCAATAAAGAAGCTGCTGATCAAAAAGATCTTCACAATTTATTCATCATCTCTGATGGACAATTCCCAGAG GTTGCCGAAGCAAGGCAAAAAGTTCAGTTGGCTAATGAGAACTTAGATTCGATGATTAGCACTTATCGTAAACAAGTGCAAGATCGCAGTTTGATGTTCACGAGTGTAGCTGGTATTACTCATTTGATAGAG TTGCCACTAACCGTGAAGGCGCCTCTAAATTGGTTGAAGGTAAATAGTACCAAAAAAACAATTCGCTATCACCCTCCTGAGGTTTTGATGGCTTTGGACCAGTTATCCTTGGCAAAAGAGGAGCTTACTCTTGTTTGCCAAGCTGCTTGGGAGGGTTTCTTGAAGGCCTTTGGTGGATATTATGCTGAGTTCCAAGAGGCTGTCCACGCTCTAGCTGCCTTGGATTGCCTGCATTCACTTTCCATTCTTTCAAGGAATAAG AATTATGTTCGTCCTGTTTTTGTCAATGATAATGAGCCAGTTCAGATACAGATATCTTCTGGCCGTCATCCT GTTATGGAGACCGTATTACAAGATAATTTTGTCCCAAATGATACAAATTTGCATGCTGAAGGAGAGTACTGTCAAATTATTACTGGACCAAACATGGGTGGAAAAAGCTGCTATATTCGCCAAGTTGCTCTGATTGCTATCATGGCTCAG GTCGGTTCCTTTGTACCAGCACTATCTGCAAAGCTGCATGTGGTAGATAGTATTTATACTCGAATAGGAGCTTCTGACAGTATTCAACGAGGAAGAAGTACCTTTTTGGAAGAACTGAGTGAAGCTTCTCTCATACTGCGGAATTGCACGACCCGCTCGCTGGTTATTATCGATGAGCTTGGCAGAGGGACAAGTACACATGATGGTGTAGCAATTGCCTATGCTACATTGCAATATCTTCTTGAGAATATAAGATGTATGGTCCTATTTGTCACCCATTACCCTAAGATAGCTGATATCAAGAATGAATTTCCAGACTCCGTGGCAGCATATCATGTTTCATATCTGACTTCGCAGAGAGATGATCAACTGGGTTTAGACTCTAACTTGACTGTGGATGGCATGAATCAAGAACATATCACTTACCTTTACAAACTTGTGCCTGGTGTTTCAGAAAGGAGCTTTGGCTTCAAGGTAGCTCAGCTTGCAGAG CTGCCATCGTCCTGTATTGAACGAGCCATTGAAATGGCTACAAGATTGGAAGCAGCAGTATGcaacagagagagagaaaggctGGTGATGAAATGTGCCACAGAAAGTGAACTGAATTTAAGCGATAAAGCAAAGGCGAGAGaagatgaagaaagagaagagagCATCTTGAATCCTGTTGATTCCTTGGGTACTGGAAAGATCGAAAGCTTAAGAGTATTTTGCGATGCTTGGAGGGAGTTCTTTCCATACTTGAACCTTGCAGTTTCAGGAGAAAGTGATGATGCAGAAAGGCTCCAAATTTTGAACCTTGCGAAGAGACTTGCACTTGAGTTGATAAACAGATGA